Proteins encoded in a region of the Kryptolebias marmoratus isolate JLee-2015 linkage group LG14, ASM164957v2, whole genome shotgun sequence genome:
- the enoph1 gene encoding enolase-phosphatase E1 yields MATVSIPACTTAVLLDIEGTTTPITFVKDVLFPYIKEHLEDHLSTHWEEDECKQDVHLLKKQIEEDLKQNRACPVHTVDQTVHTDEEKAIREVMENVLWQMAADRKSTALKQLQGHMWRSAYASGRIKGEIYPDVVPSIKTWREYGLKVYIYSSGSVEAQKLLFGYSVEGDLLDLFDGHFDTTIGAKVDAKSYERIAERTGCQPEEITFLTDVTREAKAAEDAGMNVLLVVRPGNMELTDEERAHYNLITSFSHLQLTGHT; encoded by the exons ATGGCCACTGTTTCTATTCCTGCGTGCACAACTGCGGTCTTGTTAGACATCGAGGGAACCACCACACCGATCACATTTGTTAAG GATGTCTTGTTTCCCTACATCAAAGAGCATCTGGAGGATCACCTGTCCACTCACTGGGAAGAAGATGAGTGCAAACAAGATGTTCATCTGCTGAAGAAACAG ATTGAAGAGGACCTAAAGCAGAACCGGGCGTGTCCTGTCCACACTGTGGACCAGACAGTTCACACAGATGAGGAGAAGGCCATCAGGGAGGTGATGGAGAACGTGCTGTGGCAGATGGCCGCAGACAGGAAGTCCACAGCactcaaacagctgcagggTCACATGTGGAGGTCAGCTTATGCCTCTGGGAGAATCAAAGGCGA GATCTATCCTGATGTGGTTCCATCCATCAAAACGTGGCGAGAGTACGGCCTGAAAGTGTACATTTACTCTTCTGGAAGTGTGGAGGCTCAGAAACTCCTGTTTGGATACTCTGTCGAAGGAGACCTTTTAGAT TTATTTGACGGTCACTTCGACACGACAATAGGTGCTAAAGTTGATGCTAAAAGCTATGAGAGGATTGCAGAGAGGACTGGCTGCCAACCTGAGGAAATCACCTTCCTGACAGATGTTACCAGAG AGGCTAAGGCAGCAGAAGACGCCGGCATGAACGTGCTGCTGGTGGTCAGGCCAGGAAACATGGAGCTGACAGATGAGGAGAGAGCCCACTATAACCTCATTACCTCCTTCAGTCACCTTCAGCTGACAGGGCATACTTAG
- the tmem150c gene encoding transmembrane protein 150C codes for MTLVGNFQLFEQNLIHEVGTLMTFGLGTVYFWMQSYITLRVNLKNEGKIVSIARFLLSAAITLCIILKQFLVGTSYMHAARCQWALVMFFLIFISTFSIEFRHCGFEMSFKEPVDDLMSAMETSDVFRQQLEPL; via the exons ATGACATTAGTAGGAAACTTCCAG TTATTTGAACAGAATTTGATTCATGAAGTGGGCACGCTGATGACGTTTGGACTGGGTACTGTGTACTTCTGGATGCAGTCTTATATCACCCTGAGAGTTAACCTGAAGAATGAGGGGAAGATTGTTTCTATCGCTCGCTTCCTGCTGTCGGCAGCCATCACTCTCTGCATCATACTCAAGCAAT TCCTGGTCGGGACCTCTTACATGCATGCAGCTCGATGCCAATGGGCTCTAGTCATGtttttcctcatcttcatcagcaCTTTCAGCATCGAGTTTCGTCACTGTGGCTTTGAGATGTCGTTTAAAGAACCTGTGGATGATCTCATGAGTGCGATGGAGACCTCTGATGTGttcaggcagcagctggagccACTGTAG